The Vibrio rhizosphaerae genome contains the following window.
CCAATCGATCATATCCTTCAAGTCTGTTCGGTACACCGATAACTCCCAAGACAGAAGATCATGAAAACCTTTCACCGCTAGCTCTCTTGACTTCGATTCTTCCGGTTTTAAATTTGGCTTACCGCTATCCGGCCAATATAGGTCATTAAAACTTGGTTCTTTATATGCCGTACCAACGTTCCCCAATATTTGCAGTTCATCAGTTATCCAGTAACCAATACCGCCGTTCCATGTTTTATGCTGACCAAAAGTACTGGAGTTATCATAACGGCCACTGATTTCTAGCGTTACATCGTTCATATCAGTAGACGAGGTAACAAACACTGACCGCATATGTTTTTCCGTGTCGTCATAGCTCGCCGAATAACCACCGAGTAAATCAGCTTTATCCTGTGAGTACTCCAACCCGACCTGCAAATGAACTATATTGGCAAACACGCTATTGTTCAGCCAGCTTAATGCATTTTGACGGGTTCTGATGATCTGTTTTGCATCAGAATCATTCGCCAACCCATCCGCGGATTCATTATATCGCGTTGAAATTTGTAACTCTGAGAAGAAATCACCTTGAGAATAGCGAAGTAAGCCGGCCAAAAGCTCAGATTCAGTATCAGACTTTTTCTGTTCAATATTTTTACCAGAAGCATATTCTGAATAATAATCTGCTTTATGAAGGGTCAATTTACCTTGCCAGTGTTCATCAAATTGATGCTGAAGATGGCCAACGAAGGTCTGAGCTTTATACCCATACTCTTCACCATCAGGGGCGGCAGCCAACACTTTGTAACCATCGCTTTTCTCTTGCGATACGATAACTTCACCATGAGTATTGTCATTCAACTGACCGACACTCTTCCATCCCAGCAAACTATGATCCTGTGAACCATAGCCTAAACGGGCCTGATGCTCCGAAGCAAAATCCTTACTTGTCGTAATACTGATGATGCCCCCAATGGCATCGGATCCATAGGCGGCGGCCCGAGGTCCCTTGATAATTTCAATTTTTTCAATTGCAAAAGCTGGGATCAAACCAATTGAAGATCCGCCACTGGTTGATGAATTAATTCGTACGCCGTCAAGAAGCACCAATGTATGTTTAGACCCCGTCCCCCGAAGAAAAATAGAGGTCGCCTGTGCTTTTCCTCCCGAAGAAACGACTTCCACACCAGGTAACGTTCTCAGCACCTCTAATGCACTGTGAGCCTGAAGTGCGGCGATATCTTGCTTTGTGACTGTGATTGTAGACGCTAGAACCGATTTCGCCGGCTGCTCAAACCGATTCGCAGTCACAACCATTGTGTCGGTGTCTGCGTTTAAACTGTCTGCATAAGAATAAAAGGCGCAAGAAAGCTGCGATACCACTGCGATCGCTAAAACTGTTTTTTTCATTTTTATATCCTGAATTCGCGTTAATCTGACCGGGGCTCCTGTTCTCTCCCGGTTGCTGGCAGGTCTTCGGACTTAAGAATATGATTACCTCTGAGATAACCGCCAAAATCTCGACTTCCCACATCCGATGCAGTGTCTCTTGAGATCTTGTCTTCTATTTACCGCTGCGCGTCAGTTCTGGATTTTCACCAGATTCCCTTTTCAACGCCCCATTTGACAAACAGATATTGTCATTTGGGGGTACCAACTGGCACGATAGTATTGGCCTACATAAAGCTTGTCCAGATGATATTCACTCGACTCATGAAGAAAATCCTCCGCGGATCCACGAACAGACTGGACATCATGACGGAATTGAATAAAATCTGCGCTCTTTCATTGTTCGCTCTGTAAAGCGTTTCGTTCTGTAAAAATAAAGGTAATACGATGGCTACTCTTGATGTAAATCCCGCACGCTACCAGAATCAACTGCAAGAGAAAGTCACTCGGCTTACTGAGATGTTTTCTGAATTTCACATGCCAGCACTCGACGTTTTTGAAT
Protein-coding sequences here:
- a CDS encoding TonB-dependent receptor domain-containing protein — protein: MKKTVLAIAVVSQLSCAFYSYADSLNADTDTMVVTANRFEQPAKSVLASTITVTKQDIAALQAHSALEVLRTLPGVEVVSSGGKAQATSIFLRGTGSKHTLVLLDGVRINSSTSGGSSIGLIPAFAIEKIEIIKGPRAAAYGSDAIGGIISITTSKDFASEHQARLGYGSQDHSLLGWKSVGQLNDNTHGEVIVSQEKSDGYKVLAAAPDGEEYGYKAQTFVGHLQHQFDEHWQGKLTLHKADYYSEYASGKNIEQKKSDTESELLAGLLRYSQGDFFSELQISTRYNESADGLANDSDAKQIIRTRQNALSWLNNSVFANIVHLQVGLEYSQDKADLLGGYSASYDDTEKHMRSVFVTSSTDMNDVTLEISGRYDNSSTFGQHKTWNGGIGYWITDELQILGNVGTAYKEPSFNDLYWPDSGKPNLKPEESKSRELAVKGFHDLLSWELSVYRTDLKDMIDWKNVGGSVLKPSNVARARIEGLELSATVETGPIEHKLSAAWKKTKDASDGALLDKRAQNNYSWAMIYSQNQWRGTVTTNYVGNRVDSSQWLGAYITVDTGVSYQWNRQTSIGIKVDNLFDEDYKTGYYSYADSYYKGNERTVFAEVGYQF